Proteins from one Anastrepha obliqua isolate idAnaObli1 chromosome 2, idAnaObli1_1.0, whole genome shotgun sequence genomic window:
- the LOC129238112 gene encoding protein GVQW3-like, with amino-acid sequence MGITQIKEWLNQFKNGRTSTESEPRSGRPSTCRNEHVIAIVNAVVMRDHRVTIREIAEEVDISTFSTHSIVTEYLAMKTVAAKFVSKLLTAEQKELRVEVSQGMMDSINSDPDFMNTIITGDESWVYGYDPETKMQSSQWKHSTSPRRIQKPARALNTMLRSHCLTATDASDRREKIHTCAGRLQVCLCKRA; translated from the coding sequence ATGGGCATCACACAGATTAAGGAGTGGTTGAATCAGTTTAAAAACGGTCGCACATCGACGGAGAGCGAGCCACGCTCTGGTCGGCCATCAACATGCCGAAATGAGCATGTCATTGCCATAGTGAACGCTGTGGTGATGCGGGATCATCGTGTGACTATCCGAGAAATTGCAGAAGAGGTAGATATCAGCACTTTTTCGACTCACTCCATTGTGACCGAATATTTGGCCATGAAGACAGTGGCGGCTAAATTTGTGTCGAAGCTGCTGACGGCGGAGCAAAAGGAACTTCGTGTTGAAGTCTCACAGGGCATGATGGACTCCATAAACAGTGATCCTGACTTCATGAACACCATTATCACTGGTGATGAGTCCTGGGTGTACGGGTACGATCCGGAAACCAAAATGCAGTCGTCGCAGTGGAAGCATTCCACTTCACCAAGACGTATTCAAAAACCGGCCAGAGCACTAAATACCATGTTACGTTCACACTGCTTGACGGCAACTGACGCTAGCGACAGGCGGGAAAAAATTCACACATGTGCAGGAAGGTTACAGGTCTGCTTATGCAAGCGCGCGTAG